A stretch of the Acyrthosiphon pisum isolate AL4f chromosome A2, pea_aphid_22Mar2018_4r6ur, whole genome shotgun sequence genome encodes the following:
- the LOC100162704 gene encoding sodium/nucleoside cotransporter 2 isoform X3: MKTTKTVQPSLSKLTIGVLCTFLGSFVLFIFFDTKNNRHRLVPLAGLGVFVLVGFIFSKHRGHVNWTTVASGLATQITIGMLTIRWQVGRSIVQAVGELAEKFFSFAYVGAKVTYGNELIDNYGVFAFKVLSVLFFMCFVIEILFYYGIIQTIVIKLGWCLQKLLGTTAAESVNTCASVFLGMSEAPIIIKPYLPDLTESEIHAVMMGGFSTVAGTVFAAYTSFGIDPAYLITASVMSAPTALSFSKLIFPETEKSMNSVDQICTKKTTDEGNVMDAACKGAQFGLKIIGAIVANIVAFVSFVAFINAIISWLGHLVGLDDLTFEYVLGKILIPVTWLLGVDPSECEAVGKLIGLKMTINEFVAYKQMGDLIKEGKLNRKSEIVATFALCSFANPGSIGSMIATLTTLCPTQRSAITKNVFRAFLGGTVTCFLTAAIASLLMPDEGLKD, from the exons atGAAAACAACCAAGACTGTACAACCATCTCTTTCGAAACTCAC AATCGGAGTGCTGTGCACTTTCTTGGGGTcgtttgttttattcattttcttCGACACAAAAAATAACCGGCACAGGCTGGTGCCGTTGGCCGGACTTGGCGTGTTCGTTCTTGTCGGGTTCATATTTTCCAAACACCGTGGTCACGTGAATTGGACCACGGTCGCGTCCGGTCTAGCCACGCAGATAACCATAGGAATGTTGACCATCCGATGGCAGGTCGGCCGATCCATAGTCCAGGCTGTCGGAGAGTTGGCCGAAAAGTTTTTCTCTTTTGCCTACGTTGGAGCTAAGGTGACGTACGGAAATGAGCTAATCGACAATTATGGTGTATTCGCGTTTAAG gtGCTTTCGGTGTTATTCTTTATGTGTTTTGTTATTgaaatactattttactatgGGATCATACAGACAATAGTCATAAAATTAGGATGGTGCTTGCAAAAATTGCTGGGAACGACAGCAGCCGAATCAGTCAACACCTGTGCTAGCGTGTTCTTAGGCATG tCTGAAGCGCCTATTATCATTAAACCGTATTTACCTGATCTAACAGAATCAGAAATCCATGCCGTTATGATGGGAGGATTTTCAACAGTAGCAG GAACTGTTTTCGCGGCGTACACGTCGTTTGGCATTGATCCGGCCTACCTAATTACAGCATCGGTCATGTCAGCTCCAACTGCGCTAAGTTTCTCCAAACTGATTTTTCCAGAAACTGAAAAATCAATGAATAGCGTGGATCAGATATGTACTAAAAA GACTACCGACGAGGGTAACGTAATGGACGCGGCTTGTAAAGGGGCCCAGTTTGGATTGAAAATAATTGGAGCGATTGTCGCCAACATAGTGGCGTTCGTGTCGTTCGTGGCGTTCATCAACGCAATAATATCGTGGTTGGGACATTTAGTCGGGCTAGATGACCTAACATTCGAg TACGTACTGGGCAAGATTTTGATACCCGTCACTTGGCTGTTGGGAGTCGATCCTAGCGAGTGCGAAGCGGTCGGTAAATTGATCGGATTGAAAATGACGATCAACGAATTTGTGGCGTACAAACAAATGGGCGATCTGATCAAAGAAGGCAAGCTTAAC CGCAAGTCGGAGATCGTCGCCACTTTCGCTTTATGCAGTTTCGCCAATCCCGGATCGATTGGCTCGATGATTGCCACGCTGACGACTTTGTGTCCGACACAGCGATCGGCAATAACCAAAAATGTGTTTAGGGCATTTCTTGGCGGCACGGTCACTTGTTTTTTAACGGCGGCGATTGcta GTTTACTAATGCCCGACGAAGGATTAAAAgactaa
- the LOC100162704 gene encoding sodium/nucleoside cotransporter 2 isoform X1, with amino-acid sequence MRKYIMLIHNIIIVSFIFNILTNVTNIHKLTSKLPNCANCVGTHPKVCIEGFEKTMNLRFPRLLISDNKQLAVKCLCHAVVLAYILAAIHHWYLSDVKDIGWKNGLGLLIVLATCYYGVLPVKYMFTLIHAGKLVKLLPLEHFKIGVLCTFLGSFVLFIFFDTKNNRHRLVPLAGLGVFVLVGFIFSKHRGHVNWTTVASGLATQITIGMLTIRWQVGRSIVQAVGELAEKFFSFAYVGAKVTYGNELIDNYGVFAFKVLSVLFFMCFVIEILFYYGIIQTIVIKLGWCLQKLLGTTAAESVNTCASVFLGMSEAPIIIKPYLPDLTESEIHAVMMGGFSTVAGTVFAAYTSFGIDPAYLITASVMSAPTALSFSKLIFPETEKSMNSVDQICTKKTTDEGNVMDAACKGAQFGLKIIGAIVANIVAFVSFVAFINAIISWLGHLVGLDDLTFEYVLGKILIPVTWLLGVDPSECEAVGKLIGLKMTINEFVAYKQMGDLIKEGKLNRKSEIVATFALCSFANPGSIGSMIATLTTLCPTQRSAITKNVFRAFLGGTVTCFLTAAIASLLMPDEGLKD; translated from the exons atgagaaaatatattatgctaatccataatattattattgtttcatttatttttaacattttgacgaATGTCACAAATATACACAAGCTGACGAGTAAGCTGCCTAACTGCGCCAACTGTGTG ggtaCTCATCCGAAGGTGTGCATAGAAGGATTTGAAAAGACCATGAATTTGCGTTTCCCGCGATTGTTGATCAGCGACAACAAACAATTAGCGGTGAAATGTCTGTGCCACGCTGTGGTCTTGGCTTATATATTGGCTGCCATACACCATTGGTATTTGAGCG ACGTAAAAGACATCGGTTGGAAAAACGGACTGGGCCTTCTGATCGTCTTGGCCACCTGTTATTACGGTGTGCTGCCAGTAAAATACATGTTCACATTGATACATGCAGGGAAACTCGTGAAATTATTGCCACTCGAGCACTTCAa AATCGGAGTGCTGTGCACTTTCTTGGGGTcgtttgttttattcattttcttCGACACAAAAAATAACCGGCACAGGCTGGTGCCGTTGGCCGGACTTGGCGTGTTCGTTCTTGTCGGGTTCATATTTTCCAAACACCGTGGTCACGTGAATTGGACCACGGTCGCGTCCGGTCTAGCCACGCAGATAACCATAGGAATGTTGACCATCCGATGGCAGGTCGGCCGATCCATAGTCCAGGCTGTCGGAGAGTTGGCCGAAAAGTTTTTCTCTTTTGCCTACGTTGGAGCTAAGGTGACGTACGGAAATGAGCTAATCGACAATTATGGTGTATTCGCGTTTAAG gtGCTTTCGGTGTTATTCTTTATGTGTTTTGTTATTgaaatactattttactatgGGATCATACAGACAATAGTCATAAAATTAGGATGGTGCTTGCAAAAATTGCTGGGAACGACAGCAGCCGAATCAGTCAACACCTGTGCTAGCGTGTTCTTAGGCATG tCTGAAGCGCCTATTATCATTAAACCGTATTTACCTGATCTAACAGAATCAGAAATCCATGCCGTTATGATGGGAGGATTTTCAACAGTAGCAG GAACTGTTTTCGCGGCGTACACGTCGTTTGGCATTGATCCGGCCTACCTAATTACAGCATCGGTCATGTCAGCTCCAACTGCGCTAAGTTTCTCCAAACTGATTTTTCCAGAAACTGAAAAATCAATGAATAGCGTGGATCAGATATGTACTAAAAA GACTACCGACGAGGGTAACGTAATGGACGCGGCTTGTAAAGGGGCCCAGTTTGGATTGAAAATAATTGGAGCGATTGTCGCCAACATAGTGGCGTTCGTGTCGTTCGTGGCGTTCATCAACGCAATAATATCGTGGTTGGGACATTTAGTCGGGCTAGATGACCTAACATTCGAg TACGTACTGGGCAAGATTTTGATACCCGTCACTTGGCTGTTGGGAGTCGATCCTAGCGAGTGCGAAGCGGTCGGTAAATTGATCGGATTGAAAATGACGATCAACGAATTTGTGGCGTACAAACAAATGGGCGATCTGATCAAAGAAGGCAAGCTTAAC CGCAAGTCGGAGATCGTCGCCACTTTCGCTTTATGCAGTTTCGCCAATCCCGGATCGATTGGCTCGATGATTGCCACGCTGACGACTTTGTGTCCGACACAGCGATCGGCAATAACCAAAAATGTGTTTAGGGCATTTCTTGGCGGCACGGTCACTTGTTTTTTAACGGCGGCGATTGcta GTTTACTAATGCCCGACGAAGGATTAAAAgactaa
- the LOC100162704 gene encoding sodium/nucleoside cotransporter 2 isoform X2: MEMATNTENKTNIDENNQDCTTISFETHGTHPKVCIEGFEKTMNLRFPRLLISDNKQLAVKCLCHAVVLAYILAAIHHWYLSDVKDIGWKNGLGLLIVLATCYYGVLPVKYMFTLIHAGKLVKLLPLEHFKIGVLCTFLGSFVLFIFFDTKNNRHRLVPLAGLGVFVLVGFIFSKHRGHVNWTTVASGLATQITIGMLTIRWQVGRSIVQAVGELAEKFFSFAYVGAKVTYGNELIDNYGVFAFKVLSVLFFMCFVIEILFYYGIIQTIVIKLGWCLQKLLGTTAAESVNTCASVFLGMSEAPIIIKPYLPDLTESEIHAVMMGGFSTVAGTVFAAYTSFGIDPAYLITASVMSAPTALSFSKLIFPETEKSMNSVDQICTKKTTDEGNVMDAACKGAQFGLKIIGAIVANIVAFVSFVAFINAIISWLGHLVGLDDLTFEYVLGKILIPVTWLLGVDPSECEAVGKLIGLKMTINEFVAYKQMGDLIKEGKLNRKSEIVATFALCSFANPGSIGSMIATLTTLCPTQRSAITKNVFRAFLGGTVTCFLTAAIASLLMPDEGLKD; the protein is encoded by the exons ATGGAAATGGCgacaaatacagaaaataaaacaaatatagatGAAAACAACCAAGACTGTACAACCATCTCTTTCGAAACTCAC ggtaCTCATCCGAAGGTGTGCATAGAAGGATTTGAAAAGACCATGAATTTGCGTTTCCCGCGATTGTTGATCAGCGACAACAAACAATTAGCGGTGAAATGTCTGTGCCACGCTGTGGTCTTGGCTTATATATTGGCTGCCATACACCATTGGTATTTGAGCG ACGTAAAAGACATCGGTTGGAAAAACGGACTGGGCCTTCTGATCGTCTTGGCCACCTGTTATTACGGTGTGCTGCCAGTAAAATACATGTTCACATTGATACATGCAGGGAAACTCGTGAAATTATTGCCACTCGAGCACTTCAa AATCGGAGTGCTGTGCACTTTCTTGGGGTcgtttgttttattcattttcttCGACACAAAAAATAACCGGCACAGGCTGGTGCCGTTGGCCGGACTTGGCGTGTTCGTTCTTGTCGGGTTCATATTTTCCAAACACCGTGGTCACGTGAATTGGACCACGGTCGCGTCCGGTCTAGCCACGCAGATAACCATAGGAATGTTGACCATCCGATGGCAGGTCGGCCGATCCATAGTCCAGGCTGTCGGAGAGTTGGCCGAAAAGTTTTTCTCTTTTGCCTACGTTGGAGCTAAGGTGACGTACGGAAATGAGCTAATCGACAATTATGGTGTATTCGCGTTTAAG gtGCTTTCGGTGTTATTCTTTATGTGTTTTGTTATTgaaatactattttactatgGGATCATACAGACAATAGTCATAAAATTAGGATGGTGCTTGCAAAAATTGCTGGGAACGACAGCAGCCGAATCAGTCAACACCTGTGCTAGCGTGTTCTTAGGCATG tCTGAAGCGCCTATTATCATTAAACCGTATTTACCTGATCTAACAGAATCAGAAATCCATGCCGTTATGATGGGAGGATTTTCAACAGTAGCAG GAACTGTTTTCGCGGCGTACACGTCGTTTGGCATTGATCCGGCCTACCTAATTACAGCATCGGTCATGTCAGCTCCAACTGCGCTAAGTTTCTCCAAACTGATTTTTCCAGAAACTGAAAAATCAATGAATAGCGTGGATCAGATATGTACTAAAAA GACTACCGACGAGGGTAACGTAATGGACGCGGCTTGTAAAGGGGCCCAGTTTGGATTGAAAATAATTGGAGCGATTGTCGCCAACATAGTGGCGTTCGTGTCGTTCGTGGCGTTCATCAACGCAATAATATCGTGGTTGGGACATTTAGTCGGGCTAGATGACCTAACATTCGAg TACGTACTGGGCAAGATTTTGATACCCGTCACTTGGCTGTTGGGAGTCGATCCTAGCGAGTGCGAAGCGGTCGGTAAATTGATCGGATTGAAAATGACGATCAACGAATTTGTGGCGTACAAACAAATGGGCGATCTGATCAAAGAAGGCAAGCTTAAC CGCAAGTCGGAGATCGTCGCCACTTTCGCTTTATGCAGTTTCGCCAATCCCGGATCGATTGGCTCGATGATTGCCACGCTGACGACTTTGTGTCCGACACAGCGATCGGCAATAACCAAAAATGTGTTTAGGGCATTTCTTGGCGGCACGGTCACTTGTTTTTTAACGGCGGCGATTGcta GTTTACTAATGCCCGACGAAGGATTAAAAgactaa